A genomic window from Purpureocillium takamizusanense chromosome 2, complete sequence includes:
- a CDS encoding uncharacterized protein (COG:S~EggNog:ENOG503P9VC), producing the protein MSEDDVDMLGPDGQGSTRVDRDRRAPRFSWTPAYEATFFRSLCESVQLGLRENSSFKAEAWERAAQALQESHGAYPAKSHLINKSDNARKRFRLWRGLREDPEFLYSPITRTVTATEDAWRAHIEKEPLSRALRGRPFDHEDFMEILYPDVIGSGGAPKRIMKPRRRTDGQPGDESDMPGTGIINLQTDTAHGPGSDSPERQRASLSQTPTGSAPSATASQSRPTSAALPPRGTTSAQPSALTPPDESANQAKKRALPPGTDGPFEPPMTSSSSTPAIATSRPVSSPEKRRRTSLHSDSLLPATSSTLSISALPGIAPSSADTTPLSGPEGPIPGAKPSPDSIEPPKPRAHPLWQELALDLFFKDFAEQDLDLQVKIAETVLCDEHRALVFCKMPWRVRQHWVKRLGEAHRETV; encoded by the exons atgtccgaggacgacgtcgacatgctcGGCCCGGACGGCCAGGGCTCGACTCGCGTcgaccgcgaccgccgcgccccgcgCTTCAGCTGGACACCCGCCTACGAGGCCACCTTCTTCCGCAGCCTCTGTGAGAGCGTCCAGTTGGGCCTGCGCGAGAACAGCAGcttcaaggccgaggcctgGGAGCGCGCTGCCCAGGCACTGCAGGAGAGCCATGGCGCCTACCCGGCCAAGAGCCACCTCATCAACAAGAGCGATAATGCGAGGAAGCGCTTCCGCCTCTGGCGCGGTCTGCGCGAGGATCCCGAGTTTCTGTACAGTCCCATCACGAGgaccgtcaccgccaccgaGGACGCATGGCGGGCGCACATCGAG AAAGAACCGCTCTCGAGGGCCCTGCGTGGCCGGCCCTTTGACCACGAAGACTTTATGGAAATCCTCTACCCCGATGTAATCGGATCAGGCGGCGCCCCAAAACGCATCATGaagccgcgacggcggaccgacggccagcccggAGACGAATCCGACATGCCCGGCACGGGGATCATCAACCTCCAGACGGACACGGCGCACGGCCCGGGGTCCGACAGCCCCGAGAGGCAGCGCGCCTCGCTCAGCCAGACGCCGACCGGTTCCGCACCCTCGGCCACCGCCTCGCAATCGCGACCGACCTCGGCTGCGTTACCGCCCCGGGGGACCACATCTGCGCAACCGAGTGCGCTGACGCCGCCAGACGAGTCGGCAAAccaggccaagaagcgcgccctgccgccgggcaCCGATGGTCCATTCGAGCCGCCGATGACATCCTCATCAAGCACGCCCGCTATAGCTACCTCACGGCCCGTTTCGTCGCCAGAGAAGAGACGACGCACTTCCTTGCACAGCGACTCTCTGCTACCCGCGACGTCTTCCACCTTGAGCATCTCCGCACTCCCGGGCATCGCCCCTAGCTCTGCAGACACAACGCCGCTGTCCGGGCCGGAGGGGCCCATTCCGGGGGCAAAACCAAGTCCAGACAGCATCGAGCCACCCAAGCCGCGCGCTCACCCGCTGTGGCAGGAGCTAGCGCTCGACTTGTTCTTCAAGGACTTTGCCGAACAGGACCTAGACTTGCAGGTCAAGATTGCAGAGACGGTCCTCTGTGACGAACACAGGGCGCTTGTGTTCTGTAAGATGCCCTGGCGAGTGCGGCAACACTGGGTGAAGCGGCTCGGCGAGGCCCACCGCGAGACCGTCTGA
- a CDS encoding uncharacterized protein (EggNog:ENOG503NW0J~COG:U~TransMembrane:14 (i83-99o119-139i151-168o174-196i208-227o239-261i291-312o324-342i362-391o403-421i428-448o454-476i488-515o566-585i)), with protein MLSPSASSENLTQTTDPRPSDPLLGFSNAQRRRGRSPGRTRVTFAAEEPSDSDVDATGNAFDELQAGVRRVEATTTVWSKTHLFAAYANIWFIYFIISIEEVVVGTMEPFVTSAFEKHSLTAAVEVMSSIIGGLTKIPIAKILDTWGRPQGLALTLCVWVLGLVMMASCQNVEIFAAAKVFSSVGSQGVTYCLTIFIADTSSLLNRPLMLAFASSPYVITTWIGGPVSEAILNGPGWRWGFGIWTIVTPIVVLPLSALFFWNDRKAENAGIIERRTGHITLRDIRKYVIDVDLIGGLILAGGMALFLLPFNIWSYQAEQWRSPLIIGMIVSGSALIVAFVLWEKYLAPVKLVPLKLLMDRTVFSAGIMFIFVFGQSSIWGSFFTSMLYVVWDTSITEATYIHNTYRVGSCLAGIIIGLIVHRVGRYKWIAAYYSIPLTMLGVGLLIKFRQASEPLGYVVVCQILVAIAGGPTVLAGEMAMMAPSDHQHVAVLMAILNLFCSVGSAIGSSVSSAIWTGTFRRELVKNLPPDAPIDEIYGDLDKQLSYPVGSVIRNGIARAYSVSQRYMLITSVSLLACAWVCTWFWRDIKLKRVRQVKGTVA; from the exons ATGCTGTCGCCCTCTGCATCCAGCGAAAATCTTACGCAAACGACAGACCCTCGACCGAGTGACCCCCTGCTCGGCTTCTCAAACgcgcagaggaggaggggtcgATCGCCTGGCCGCACGAGGGTAACCTTTGCGGCCGAAGAACCCAGCGACAGCGATGTCGATGCGACGGGCAATGCATTCGATGAGCTTCAGGCAGGAGTGAGGAGGGTCGAGGCGACCACGACTGTGTGGTCCAAGACCCATCTCTTCGCCGCCTACGCCAA CATTTGGTTCATCTACTTCATCATATCCATAGAGGAAGTTGTCGTTGGGACCATGGAGCCGTTCGTCACGAGCGCGTTCGAAAAGCACTCGCTCACGGCTGCTGTCGAGGTCATGTCGAGCATCATTGGCGGTCTGACCAAGATCCCCATCGCCAAGATCCTCGACACCTGGGGCCGGCCGCAGGGCTTGGCGTTGACGCTGTGCGTTTGGGTCCTGGGGCTCGTCATGATGGCTTCATGCCAAAATGTTGAAATCTTTGCCGCAGCAAAGGTGTTCAGCTCCGTCGG ATCCCAAGGCGTGACGTATTGCCTCACCATTTTCATCGCGGACACCTCATCGCTGCTGAATCGCCCGTTGATGCTAGCGTTTGCGTCGTCTCCTTATGTGATCACGACCTGGATCGGCGGCCCCGTGTCCGAAGCCATCTTGAACGGACCCGGCTGGAGATGGGGCTTCGGCATCTGGACCATTGTTACACCCATCGTCGTTTTGCCACTGTCCGCTCTGTTCTTCTGGAACGATAGAAAGGCTGAGAACGCCGGCATTATCGAGCGACGTACCGGCCATATCACGCTCCGGGATATCAGGAAGTATGTGATTGATGTGGACTTGATCGGTGGCCTTATCCTGGCTGGAGGCATGGCCCTCTTCTTGCTGCCGTTCAATATCTGGTCTTACCAAGCCGAGCAATGGCGCTCACCTCTCATCATCGGAATGATCGTTTCTGGCAGCGCACTGATTGTGGCATTTGTTCTCTGGGAAAAGTACCTGGCCCCCGTCAAGTTGGTGCCCTTGAAGCTGCTCATGGATCGCACCGTCTTCTCGGCAGGCATCATGTTTATCTTTGTGTTCGGCCAGTCGTCCATCTGGGGCAGTTTCTTTACTTCGATGCTATACGTTGTATGGGACACGAGCATCACCGAAGCCACCTACATCCATAACACCTATCGCGTCGGCTCGTGCCTAGCCGGCATCATAATCGGCCTCATTGTCCATAGGGTCGGGCGGTATAAGTGGATCGCGGCATACTACTCTATACCGCTGACCATGCTGGGCGTGGGGCTGTTGATCAAGTTCAGACAAGCCTCGGAACCGCTCGGCTACGTGGTGGTATGCCAaatcctcgtcgccatcgccggcgggccgaccgtcctcgcgggcgagatggccatgatggcgccgtcTGACCACCAGCATGTCGCCGTGCTCATGGCCATCCTCAACCTCTTCTGCAGCGTCGGAAGCGCCATCGGGTCGTCCGTGTCCTCAGCCATCTGGACGGGCACCTTCCGGCGCGAGCTCGTGAAGAACTTGCCCCCCGATGCACCCATTGATGAGATCTATGGTGACCTGGACAAGCAGCTGTCTTACCCCGTTGGGTCGGTCATCCGCAACGGGATCGCGCGGGCCTACTCCGTCTCGCAGCGATACATGCTCATCACCAGCGTCTCCCTGCTCGCCTGTGCATGGGTTTGCACGTGGTTTTGGCGTGACATCAAGCTCAAGCGCGTCAGACAGGTCAAGGGAACGGTGGCATag
- a CDS encoding uncharacterized protein (EggNog:ENOG503Q5AM~COG:Q), which produces MPAADVFAAGSTALVTGGASGIGLAIAKLCHDKGMNVLLVDRNADALGKAEQHVSGADGSSAVVTSILADVSKEDYWHAIRDKAVSAFGSIELLVLNAGTGSRGTWGDGDYFRKTLETNIFGVVNGVNTLLPVVRDAAKTKPAAIVITGSKQGITNPPGNPAYNASKAAVKTLCEHLSFDLRAEKTTVHLLVPGWTYTGLVSPPSSLHLKLTRCMQGRHHS; this is translated from the exons atgccggccgccgacgttTTCGCCGCCGGGTCCACCGCCCTCGTaaccggcggcgcctcgggcATCGgactcgccatcgccaagctATGCCACGACAAGGGCATGAACGTCCTTCTCGTCGACCGCAACGCCGATGCGCTGGGCAAGGCCGAGCAGCACGTGTCTGGCGCGGACGGTtcctcggcggtggtgacctcgatcctcgccgacgtcaGCAAGGAGGACTATTGGCATGCCATTAGGGACAAAGCCGTCTCTGCCTTTGGTAGCATCGAGCTGTTGGTCCTCAACGCGGGCACCGGCTCGCGAGGGACGTGGGGAGACGGTGACTACTTTCGAAAG ACGCTCGAGACCAACATTTTTGGTGTTGTCAACGGAGTCAACACCCTGCTGCCCGTGGTGCGTGATGCAGCCAAGACCAAGCCCGCCGCGATCGTCATCACCggaagcaagcaaggcatCACGAACCCACCGGGAAATCCCGCGTACAACGCATCCAAAGCCGCTGTCAAGACCCTTTGTGAGCACCTGAGCTTCGACCTCAGAGCCGAGAAGACGACGGTCCATCTTCTTGTTCCGGGGTGGACCTATACCGGCCTCGTGAGTCCACCATCATCCCTCCACTTGAAACTCACGCGATGCATGCAAGGTCGTCATCATTCTTGA
- a CDS encoding uncharacterized protein (EggNog:ENOG503Q5AM~COG:Q), translated as MPAADVFAAGSTALVTGGASGIGLAIAKLCHDKGMNVLLVDRNADALGKAEQHVSGADGSSAVVTSILADVSKEDYWHAIRDKAVSAFGSIELLVLNAGTGSRGTWGDGDYFRKTLETNIFGVVNGVNTLLPVVRDAAKTKPAAIVITGSKQGITNPPGNPAYNASKAAVKTLCEHLSFDLRAEKTTVHLLVPGWTYTGLTGAITGKDKPAGAWSAQQVAGFLYKKMAQDKFYIICPDNDVSEETDKKRMLWSVGDIVKERPPLTRWRDEWKEEAENTMAQTQV; from the exons atgccggccgccgacgttTTCGCCGCCGGGTCCACCGCCCTCGTaaccggcggcgcctcgggcATCGgactcgccatcgccaagctATGCCACGACAAGGGCATGAACGTCCTTCTCGTCGACCGCAACGCCGATGCGCTGGGCAAGGCCGAGCAGCACGTGTCTGGCGCGGACGGTtcctcggcggtggtgacctcgatcctcgccgacgtcaGCAAGGAGGACTATTGGCATGCCATTAGGGACAAAGCCGTCTCTGCCTTTGGTAGCATCGAGCTGTTGGTCCTCAACGCGGGCACCGGCTCGCGAGGGACGTGGGGAGACGGTGACTACTTTCGAAAG ACGCTCGAGACCAACATTTTTGGTGTTGTCAACGGAGTCAACACCCTGCTGCCCGTGGTGCGTGATGCAGCCAAGACCAAGCCCGCCGCGATCGTCATCACCggaagcaagcaaggcatCACGAACCCACCGGGAAATCCCGCGTACAACGCATCCAAAGCCGCTGTCAAGACCCTTTGTGAGCACCTGAGCTTCGACCTCAGAGCCGAGAAGACGACGGTCCATCTTCTTGTTCCGGGGTGGACCTATACCGGCCTC ACTGGCGCCATCACGGGTAAAGACAAGCCCGCGGGCGCGTGGAGCGCACAGCAGGTCGCCGGGTTCCTATACAAGAAGATGGCCCAGGACAAGTTCTACATCATCTGCCCGGACAACGACGTGtcggaggagacggacaagAAGAGGATGCTCTGGTCAGTCGGCGATATTGTAAAAGAACGGCCGCCGCTAACGCGATGGCGCGACGAGTGGAAGGAGGAAGCCGAGAATACTATGGCCCAGACGCAGGTGTAA